The window ATGCTAAGACCGGTTGCGAATGCCGCCCCCTCGACATCATTGAATTCGCCCAAGGCGGTTGACGTGCCGAATCCAACCACGAATACTATAATCCCAATCCCTAGAAGAACGCCTAGGACAATGTATATCCAGCCTAAAACCTTGAAAATAACGGCGTTTGTTTTGACTTTTTGTGGTAACATCTCTAACTCCTTTGCAAGGGTTATACTTTTATTCAAGATAAGAAGAAAAATGATATAGTGAAAGGGGAATTTTTACTTTTATCCTGATAAATTATCATATCTAAATCTAAAGGCGCCTCGACAGAATACAAAAGGAGAGAATCCTCGTGATTCTCTAAATTATGTATTGAGTTATAGCTATATTTATTTTTGCTTTTCGAGATAATAACGAAAAGATAATTATAATATTCCCCTAAATGTCCTCTTCCAGATTCAAGTGATAGTTAATTATCTCATCGGGTGTGAAAAAGCGCTCGATCTCGCAATTGGCTGCTTGAATTGAATCAGATGCATGAACGATATTACGAGAGATCGTAATTGCATACTCTCCGCGTATCGTTCCCGGTTGCGCTTTTAGGGGATTTGTATCTCCGACGACATATCGGACGGCCTCTATGGCGTTTGGTCCCGAAAGAACCATGGCGATAACCGGTCCACTTGTGATAAAATCGATAAGCCCACCATAAAAGGGCTTTCCCTTATGCTCGTTATAGTGTTTTTCGGCAAGTTCTCTTTTCATATGAAGCATCTTTATTGCGTCGATACGTAAGCCTTTGCTCTCGAATCTGCTGATAATGTCGCCCACAAGTTCGCGCTGTATGGCGTTGGGTTTGATTAAAACGAATGTGCTTCTATAAACCGGAAACATAAATCTCTCCTTGAATTTCTGTTTTATGCAATATAAATTATTTTTTCTGTGAAACAAGGGGGTTTAGATCTTTAATGAAAGCCTAAGCAAAAACTGTTTTTCACAGCCAAACTCCCGAAACGAAGTAAGTTCTCATGTCGGTTATACTGTTTCCATTGTCCCTTTGAAAAATGATATATCGAGGGCGAGAAGTATTGTTCCGATATGTTTATTCATATCCCCCGTAATCTCTTCGACTCTCTGGACAAGTATCTCGAGTTCATCGGTGGGAATTACCGCCCATATAGTACGATGGTATTTAGCATGTTGCCCCAAGAAATTAATAAAATCCGCAAAGAGTGGCACTTTAGTGAGAACTCCAGCCATTCCTTCAGAGGATGTAATCGATGCACCATCGATGCCAATTTCGACGAAAAGCTCCATAATCTCTATAAAATGTTGCTCGTTTTGGATAATGATCATTACGAGCTTTTGCTGTTTAGTTTCAGATTGGATTTCTTCCGGCGCAGCGTGCCTAAGGAATTTTTCGTAAAGCGCGATTTCCGATTTTGAAGCAATCAACTCTCGTATGACACGTTCCTCACGCAGAATATGAGAGACCTCAGCAAGAATTTTGACATGTGTTTCTGGATCGCCTTCTGGCCCGATAATGAAACAGAATAGGTGAACTTTTCTGCCATCCATAGCATCGAAATTGACCCCCCTTTTAGAGATGGCCAATCCGACTATGAATTCCGAGATATTCTTATGCTTACAATGTGGTATAGCTAATCCTCCACCAAAGCCTGTAGAACCGAGTTCTTCGCGTTGTATAAGTGCATCTACAATCTCTTTTTCAGAAATATCTTCAAGGGCGGGATGCCGTTTTATTATTCCCGCAAGTTCACATATAGCGGACTTCTTTTTCCTCGATTTTAAATTAACTTCGCATAAATTTTTTCTTAAGTATTTATATATATTCATAGCAACACATCCTTTTAGAGGTCTGCTCCTCTGATGATAGCGAACTTTGAGAGCGGAGGCCCTATAAGTTCGTTGATAAGCACTGAGAATAAAACGATATTTACAATGCCGTCGAGCGCGAGTTTTATATTTTCGGGTGCTGAATGTGCAATTGGCGAGGCCTGAATAAATAGAACTAATCCGATTGCGACACCCGCTTGCGGAATCATAGATAGACCGAGATATTTTTTAACCTTACTGTTGCATCCAGAAACCAATGCTCCAATCCAAACACCCGAATATTTGCCA of the bacterium genome contains:
- the ndk gene encoding nucleoside-diphosphate kinase, with amino-acid sequence MFPVYRSTFVLIKPNAIQRELVGDIISRFESKGLRIDAIKMLHMKRELAEKHYNEHKGKPFYGGLIDFITSGPVIAMVLSGPNAIEAVRYVVGDTNPLKAQPGTIRGEYAITISRNIVHASDSIQAANCEIERFFTPDEIINYHLNLEEDI
- a CDS encoding PTS sugar transporter subunit IIA, with product MNIYKYLRKNLCEVNLKSRKKKSAICELAGIIKRHPALEDISEKEIVDALIQREELGSTGFGGGLAIPHCKHKNISEFIVGLAISKRGVNFDAMDGRKVHLFCFIIGPEGDPETHVKILAEVSHILREERVIRELIASKSEIALYEKFLRHAAPEEIQSETKQQKLVMIIIQNEQHFIEIMELFVEIGIDGASITSSEGMAGVLTKVPLFADFINFLGQHAKYHRTIWAVIPTDELEILVQRVEEITGDMNKHIGTILLALDISFFKGTMETV